Proteins from one Planctomycetota bacterium genomic window:
- the hisS gene encoding histidine--tRNA ligase, whose amino-acid sequence MIEPRTLKGFRDYLPEAMIPRERLIETARRVYRSYGFSPIDTPALEYLEILTGKGSDETDKQLYKFEDHGGRMVGLRFDLTVPLARFVAQHVGTLGTPFKRYHIASVWRGENTQRGRYREFMQCDFDTIGTLSLAADIETALVIHDLFQALGFREFTIKLNNRMVLNGLLQKLGLSEQSTHVLRALDKLAKIGPEKVAAEMAATAGASAAQSADVLKMAALEGSNDDVLAQLRPLVAGSETGEAGVEKLAQLLSAVSAAGVEGERVKLDVSIARGLDYYTGTIFETFLSALPGIGSVCSGGRYDNLAGLYTNQQLPGIGASLGLDRLLAAMEELGMIDKVTTPAPVFVAYFVENRLNDYLRLASQVRAAGIGVELYPEAKRVGKQLQYADKRGFRVALIAGDDELNAAQCQVKDLRTGDSVKVPWTATGTELLDEIRRVLAS is encoded by the coding sequence CTGATCGAGCCCCGCACGCTCAAAGGTTTTCGCGATTACCTGCCCGAGGCGATGATCCCGCGCGAGCGGCTGATCGAGACGGCGCGGCGCGTCTATCGCTCGTACGGATTCAGCCCAATCGACACCCCGGCGCTCGAATACTTGGAAATCTTGACCGGCAAGGGGAGCGATGAGACCGACAAGCAGCTTTACAAGTTCGAGGATCATGGCGGGCGGATGGTCGGCCTGCGGTTCGACTTGACGGTTCCCCTGGCGCGGTTCGTGGCCCAACACGTCGGCACGCTGGGCACTCCGTTCAAGCGGTATCACATCGCCAGCGTCTGGCGCGGCGAGAACACCCAGCGCGGACGCTACCGCGAGTTCATGCAGTGCGACTTCGACACGATCGGCACCTTGTCGCTGGCCGCCGACATCGAAACCGCCCTAGTGATTCACGACTTGTTCCAGGCGCTCGGCTTTCGCGAGTTCACCATCAAGCTCAACAACCGGATGGTGCTGAACGGACTGCTGCAGAAGCTGGGCCTGAGCGAGCAGTCGACACACGTCTTGCGCGCGCTCGACAAGCTGGCCAAAATCGGGCCCGAGAAAGTGGCCGCGGAAATGGCCGCCACCGCCGGGGCAAGCGCCGCGCAGTCAGCCGACGTGCTGAAAATGGCGGCGCTCGAAGGCTCGAACGACGACGTGCTTGCGCAGCTTCGCCCGTTGGTCGCCGGCAGCGAGACCGGCGAAGCGGGGGTCGAGAAGCTGGCCCAGTTGCTGTCGGCCGTCTCGGCCGCTGGCGTCGAAGGGGAGCGAGTGAAGCTCGACGTCTCGATCGCCCGCGGGCTCGATTACTACACCGGCACGATCTTTGAAACATTCCTGAGCGCCTTGCCGGGCATTGGCAGCGTCTGCTCCGGCGGACGTTACGACAACCTGGCCGGGCTCTACACCAATCAACAACTGCCGGGCATCGGCGCGTCGCTAGGGCTCGATCGGCTGCTGGCGGCGATGGAAGAGCTGGGCATGATCGACAAGGTGACCACGCCGGCGCCGGTGTTCGTCGCCTACTTTGTCGAGAACCGGTTGAACGATTACCTGCGCTTGGCCTCGCAGGTCCGCGCGGCCGGCATCGGCGTCGAACTGTACCCCGAGGCCAAGCGCGTGGGCAAGCAACTGCAATACGCCGACAAGCGCGGCTTTCGCGTGGCATTGATCGCCGGTGACGACGAACTGAACGCCGCCCAGTGCCAGGTCAAGGATTTGCGCACCGGCGACAGTGTGAAAGTCCCCTGGACCGCCACGGGGACCGAGTTGCTGGACGAGATTCGCCGGGTGCTCGCTAGTTGA